One Solea senegalensis isolate Sse05_10M linkage group LG3, IFAPA_SoseM_1, whole genome shotgun sequence genomic window carries:
- the LOC122767107 gene encoding ADAMTS-like protein 1 isoform X3: protein MEQDFSPCKLVVMALLILSSRTARSEEDRDTLWDAWGSWSECSRTCGGGASYSLRRCLSSKICEGQNIKYRTCSNVDCPPDTGDFRAQQCSAHADVRYQGQYHEWLPVYNDPDNPCALKCKAKGLGLVVELAPKVLDGTRCYTESLDMCISGVCQIVGCDHELGSTTKEDNCGVCNGDGSSCRLVRGHYKSQHASGKTEDTVVVIPYKSRHVRLVLKGPDHLYVESKSLHGLKGELVFDTTGQYHMDNTSLDFQKLSDKEILRITGPLGADFTIKVQFTSGADSVIQYIYYQPIIHRWRETDFFPCSVTCGGGYQLTSAECFDIRSGRVVVDQYCHYYPENVKPKPKLQECNMEPCLASDGYKQIMPYDLYHPLPRWESSPWTACSTSCGEGIQSRAVSCVEEDMQGTITATDEWKCLYSPKTAILQPCNTFDCPTWLAQEWSPCTVTCGQGLRYRVVLCIDHRGLHAGGCNPTTKPHIKEECLVTVPCYKSMDTLPVEAKPVWHKQAIELDEEITVTEEPSFIPGPWEPCSRTCGAGTQRRRVKCQVLLSFSQSVADLPDDECEGLKPTASQPCYRTPCSDVLGQEKESKTKGEKEEEEEVEEEDRETPHREELHDWEYEGFTECSESCEGGVQEAVVICLNKQTREAADQSLCVSSRRPPQLLQDCRTQPCPPRWETGEWSSCSATCGVGLMTRTVSCIHHPSRDSNRTDVVRDEDCHSPKPSPIQACNRFDCPPMWDTYDWGQCSQSCGGGVQKRKILCKQRLADGSILELPETFCPAKSPVSQQPCGKKECPPNWVTTEWSQCSVTCGNGIQTLQAICRKVQADGQYWTMDPKNCSLNSRPTRIQPCLLRLCESSVKPDPTILTQKKVYIQWRKGKKIQLIVGSYGYLLPWTTVVLRCPTRHFRKGHIQWLKDGKPIVSLPHFSITPMGCVKIHQVHASDAGIYTCIAGQAREHFVLKIIGSKHKLSVPDSWVLADSQQKVVLPDVASTGEKFQELPISLSQYDNIVELLLELKGSLQEEKDITNKPHSSEKNRSTLEDERASMKVSSPVVLVADTHRLDEIMHNLSEGRGGPRGEQLIAQLLSELTMTQGETNDSTLHPPESAESSTHGPPIYKAKTHTTRNPVIIQRPRKVGVVMSSSEMIVHVGVPALLQKPVDSLELRCEALGNPETSLTWTKNGKELLYNSRVGMLPTGSLRIQSPSKVDEGLYTCTARNRFGSTSLSSWLRVAGSKGRNCGQVNSMGVNGLICSERSNSSQSAELCQGQGCHLRWRVEPWSPCSATCGGGSQTRSVRCMSASEGTSREVESQFCLETGRRPSDSRLCNLLPCTRWTPTSWGLCHGQCIGPSLATQHRHVYCQNINGTKVTSRMCIGLRRPISLKNCSTDSCALHWRIGPWTQCTATCGRHGFQSRQVTCTHRRTGKATREHQCLWRPRPPSWQRCNIMSCGRAGECRDSTRYCERVRQLELCPLPQFKSRCCQSCQNT, encoded by the exons GATCTGCGAGGGGCAGAATatcaaatatcgcacatgcagtAATGTG GACTGCCCTCCAGATACAGGTGATTTCCGGGCGCAGCAGTGCTCAGCTCATGCTGATGTTCGATACCAGGgtcagtaccacgagtggctgCCTGTGTACAATGACCCGGACAACCCGTGTGCTCTCAAGTGCAAAGCCAAAGGTTTGGGCCTTGTGGTGGAGCTGGCGCCCAAGGTGCTGGATGGGACCCGCTGTTACACAGAGTCCTTGGACATGTGCATCAGTGGAGTCTGCCAG ATTGTCGGCTGTGATCATGAGTTGGGGAGCACGACAAAGGAGGACAACTGTGGTGTCTGCAATGGAGACGGCTCATCCTGCAGACTTGTGCGAGGACACTACAAATCCCAGCATGCTTCAGGAAAAA CTGAGGACACAGTCGTCGTCATCCCCTACAAGAGTCGTCATGTTCGTCTTGTTCTGAAAGGCCCGGATCACTTGT ATGTGGAGAGTAAGAGCCTCCATGGCCTCAAGGGGGAATTGGTCTTTGATACAACTGGGCAGTACCACATGGACAACACCAGCTTGGACTTCCAGAAGCTTTCTGACAAGGAGATCCTGAGGATCACTGGGCCACTTGGAGCTGACTTCACTATCAAA gtacAGTTTACCAGTGGTGCAGACAGTGTGATCCAGTACATCTACTATCAACCCATCATCCATCGCTGGAGAGAGACTGATTTCTTCCCATGCTCTGTGACATGTGGTGGAG GTTACCAGCTAACCTCGGCAGAATGCTTTGACATACGGAGCGGCAGAGTGGTTGTGGATCAGTATTGTCATTATTACCCAGAGAATGTCAAACCTAAGCCCAAACTGCAGGAGTGCAACATGGAGCCCTGCCTGGCTAG TGATGGCTACAAACAAATTATGCCGTATGACCTTTACCACCCCCTGCCCAG ATGGGAGAGCAGTCCCTGGACTGCCTGTTCTACTTCCTGCGGTGAGGGCATCCAGAGTCGCGCTGTGTCCTGTGTGGAGGAAGACATGCAGGGAACCATTACTGCCACTGATGAGTGGAAGTGTCTCTACTCCCCAAAAACAGCTATCCTGCAACCCTGCAACACCTTTGACTGCCCCACCTGGCTAGCACAGGAGTGGTCACCT TGTACAGTGACGTGTGGACAGGGCCTGCGCTACAGAGTGGTGTTATGCATTGATCACAGGGGGCTCCACGCCGGAGGCTGCAACCCTACTACCAAACCCCACATTAAGGAGGAGTGCCTGGTGACCGTGCCCTGCTACAAGTCCATGG ATACCCTTCCAGTTGAAGCAAAACCTGTGTGGCATAAACAGGCCATTGAGTTGGATGAGGAGATCACAGTGACTGAGGAACCAAG CTTCATCCCTGGTCCCTGGGAGCCGTGCAGCAGGACATGCGGTGCTGGAACCCAGCGACGCAGGGTCAAGTGCCAGGTGCTGCTGAGCTTCTCTCAGAGTGTAGCTGACCTTCCTGATGATGAGTGTGAGGGGCTCAAACCCACAGCAAGTCAGCCCTGTTACCGCACTCCCTGCTCTGATGTGTTGggccaagaaaaagaaagcaagacgaagggggagaaagaggaggaggaggaggtggaggaggaagacagagagacacccCACAGAGAGGAATTACACGACTGGGAATATGAAGGCTTTACGGAGTGCTCAGAGAGCTGTGAGGGAG GTGTGCAGGAGGCTGTGGTTATCTGTCTCAATAAGCAGACCAGGGAAGCAGCAGACCAGAGCCTGTGTGTGAGCTCCCGGCGGCCCCCACAACTCCTCCAGGACTGCAGGACACAGCCCTGTCCCCCCAG GTGGGAAACAGGTGAGTGGAGTTCATGCTCTGCGACCTGTGGGGTTGGTCTGATGACCCGCACTGTCTCTTGCATTCACCATCCGTCTCGGGACAGTAACCGCACAGATGTTGTGAGGGATGAAGATTGTCATAGTCCCAAACCCAGTCCCATCCAAGCCTGCAACCGCTTTGACTGCCCTCCAATGTGGGACACATATGACTGGGGACAG TGCTCCCAAAGCTGTGGTGGTGGAGTTCAAAAGAGAAAGATATTGTGCAAACAGCGGCTGGCGGATGGCAGCATTCTGGAGTTACCCGAGACTTTTTGCCCTGCTAAAAGTCCTGTAAGCCAGCAGCCTTGTGGCAAGAAAGAGTGCCCACCTAACTGGGTCACAACCGAATGGTCCCAG TGTTCTGTGACCTGCGGAAATGGCATTCAGACTCTTCAGGCCATCTGTAGAAAAGTCCAGGCTGATGGGCAATATTGGACCATGGACCCTAAGAACTGCTCCCTAAATTCCCGGCCCACCAGAATCCAGCCGTGCTTGCTGAGGCTTTGTGAGA GCTCTGTCAAACCAGACCCCACTATACTGACCCAAAAGAAAGTTTATATACAGTGGAGGAAAGGCAAAAAGATACAGTTGATTGTGGGCAGCTATGGTTACCTCCTGCCCTGGACAACTGTGGTGCTTCGCTGCCCAACCAGACACTTCCGCAAAGGCCACATTCAATGGTTGAAGGATGGGAAACCCATTGTCAGCCTCCCGCACTTCTCCATTACGCCAATGGGTTGTGTTAAGATTCACCAGGTTCATGCATCTGATGCTGGGATTTACACTTGCATTGCTGGCCAAGCACGGGAACATTTTGTCCTAAAGATTATTGGCAGCAAACATAAGCTCTCAGTTCCAGACTCATGGGTCCTTGCAGACAGTCAACAAAAAGTTGTGCTGCCTGATGTGGCCTCAACAGGAGAAAAATTTCAGGAACTACCTATCTCCCTTAGCCAATATGACAACATTGTTGAGCTCTTGCTTGAACTCAAAGGCTCTCTCCAAGAGGAAAAAGACATTACCAATAAACCACATTCCAGTGAAAAGAACAGGTCAACCCTGGAAGATGAGAGAGCAAGCATGAAAGTTTCCAGCCCAGTTGTACTTGTCGCTGATACCCACAGGCTCGATGAGATCATGCACAACCTCTCTGAAGGCCGTGGAGGACCACGGGGTGAACAACTCATTGCTCAGTTGCTCAGTGAGCTCACCATGACACAAGGTGAAACTAATGACTCTACTCTTCACCCTCCGGAAAGTGCAGAATCTTCTACACATGGGCCGCCTATTTATAAAGCAAAAACCCACACAACCAGAAACCCAGTGATTATCCAGCGGCCTAGGAAGGTCGGAGTCGTAATGTCATCATCTGAAATGATAGTTCATGTGGGAGTGCCAGCTCTGCTTCAAAAACCAGTTGATAGTTTGGAGTTAAGATGCGAGGCACTGGGAAATCCTGAAACATCCCTAACATggacaaaaaatggaaaagagtTGCTCTACAATAGCAG AGTAGGAATGTTGCCCACTGGCTCGCTTAGGATTCAGTCTCCAAGCAAAGTTGATGAGGGTTTATACACTTGCACTGCCAGGAATCGTTTTGGATCTACATCTCTTTCATCCTGGCTGCGGGTTGCAG GTAGCAAAGGAAGGAATTGTGGTCAAGTTAACAGTATGGGAGTAAATGGCCTTATTTGCTCTGAGAGAAGTaacagcagccaatcagcagagTTGTGTCAGGGACAAGGGTGTCACCTCAG GTGGCGAGTTGAACCTTGGTCACCATGTTCAGCCACTTGTGGAGGTGGCTCCCAGACCAGGAGTGTCCGCTGCATGAGTGCATCTGAGGGAACGTCAAGAGAGGTGGAGAGCCAGTTCTGCCTTGAAACAGGCAGGAGACCCTCTGACAGCAGGCTGTGCAACCTTCTGCCCTGCACCAGATGGACCCCAACCTCTTGGGGGCTG TGTCATGGTCAGTGTATAGGACCCAGTTTGGCCACACAGCACCGCCATGTTTACTGCCAAAACATAAATGGAACCAAAGTCACCAGTAGGATGTGCATTGGACTCCGCAG GCCGATCTCTCTGAAGAACTGCTCCACAGATAGCTGTGCCCTGCACTGGCGTATTGGTCCGTGGACCCAGTGCACTGCAACCTGTGGAAGACACGGCTTCCAGTCACGGCAGGTGACTTGCACTCACCGTCGCACTGGCAAGGCTACACGTGAACATCAATGCCTGTGGAGGCCACGCCCCCCCAGTTGGCAGCGATGCAATATTATGTCGTGTGGAAGAG CAGGCGAGTGCCGAGACAGCACAAGGTACTGTGAGAGGGTTCGACAGCTGGAGCTCTGCCCCTTGCCCCAGTTCAAGAGTCGCTGCTGTCAATCCTGCCAAAACACCTGA